In the genome of Vicia villosa cultivar HV-30 ecotype Madison, WI linkage group LG7, Vvil1.0, whole genome shotgun sequence, one region contains:
- the LOC131619618 gene encoding F-box only protein 8-like translates to MGATINHIHDDFAFVVLSKLPLKSLTRLCCVRKSWSDLFDNTYFMNMFRKNFLLKNHLHYNDTSLLLRFDESWIADNPCKSGMYSLSGERFENIIQLDLPNLLRGEWSFKILGSTSINGFLFIDCKQSGKVVLWNPNTNEYKVIPPSPFSIKFTTVYHGIYGFGYDSVKNNYKVIRQVVFFNDNEDGSSFWEIYCLKTNTWKTLDIDMPTYYQDYAEVHLYNDGMCHWLAKCKTYGCDSETHNKVYLLSFNMSDEMFVTTTIPSDVEDDVDYRYLAMLSESIVLISVYAETTSFHISILSEVGRNESWTKLFILKSLSCIGRPIGVSKNCDIFFIKEDGELAWINLSTEKIENLGLNGAFNCKVINHKKSLVKGN, encoded by the coding sequence ATGGGTGCGACCATCAACCATATACATGATGATTTTGCATTTGTTGTTCTGTCAAAGTTGCCTCTCAAATCTTTGACTAGACTTTGTTGCGTACGTAAGTCATGGTCTGACTTGTTTGATAATACTTATTTTATGAACATGTTTCGAAAGAACTTTTTATTGAAGAATCACTTACATTATAATGATACATCTCTCCTTTTACGTTTTGATGAATCGTGGATTGCTGATAATCCATGTAAATCTGGAATGTATTCTCTATCCGGTGAAAGATTTGAGAATATCATACAATTAGATTTGCCAAATTTACTCCGCGGAGAATGGTCATTCAAAATTTTGGGTTCAACTAGTATCAATGGCTTTCTGTTTATTGATTGTAAACAATCAGGAAAAGTTGTATTATGGAATCCAAATACAAATGAATACAAAGTCATTCCTCCAAGTCCTTTTTCTATTAAATTTACTACGGTATATCATGGGATTTATGGGTTTGGATATGACTcagtaaaaaataattataaggtGATTCGACAAGTAGTATTTTTTAACGACAATGAAGATGGAAGCTCCTTCTGGGAGATATATTGTCTAAAAACCAACACTTGGAAAACACTTGATATAGATATGCCGACATATTATCAAGATTATGCGGAGGTTCATTTGTACAACGATGGAATGTGTCATTGGTTGGCCAAATGTAAAACATATGGATGTGATAGTGAGACACATAATAAGGTTTATTTGCTATCATTTAACATGAGCGATGAGATGTTTGTTACAACAACCATACCTTCAGACGTGGAGGATGATGTTGATTATAGATACTTAGCGATGTTAAGTGAATCAATAGTATTGATTTCAGTTTATGCAGAGACTACTAGTTTTCATATTTCAATTTTAAGTGAGGTTGGAAGAAATGAGTCATGGACTAAGCTCTTCATTTTGAAGTCATTATCTTGTATTGGTCGTCCTATTGGAGTGAGCAAAAATTGTGATATATTCTTTATAAAAGAGGATGGAGAGCTAGCTTGGATTAATTTAAGTACAGAAAAGATTGAAAACCTGGGTCTTAATGGAGCTTTTAATTGTAAGGTTATCAATCATAAGAAAAGTCTTGTGAAAGGTAACTAA